The sequence CTGTTtccaagaataaaacaaagaaaaaaagagcaccaattaattccatttgtttcttgAGCAGATCTtgaagggctgtgtgtgtgtgtgtgcccacagcTATTTATATAGAGCTTTAGGTTTAGGCCAAATTCTATACCAGTGAGGCAAAGTTTATGAATGATGGACCCTTGCACAAATTAATTTAATTCTGAATTATCCCTGAATTGCAGACTTTCTATTGGAACCTCATGTACTACTCACCATCCTTTTGGTTTCAGTCAAATATTCTTAGATTTTGTCTGAATTCATTTTTGATTTATCACTGTATCAAAGACAGGAAcatttgtgtctttaaaaaaagtaccTGACAGAACCtctagaaaacaacaacaaaatacagttAATTAGCTTGAGCATTATTGGCCATTGAGCTATCATCAAAGAGAGCATTCGACCAAATAATTTTCCTGCCAGTTACATCGCTCTAACATGCATCATTTTTTTCACAGATACTTTTTAGTTATATAAATATTCCAATGCCCATCCTCTCAGAAACTTTACACACTCTCTTGCCCCCAGGGGATGTTTTATGTTTGACATTAAGTCTTGAGGAAATGgagattttattgaaaatattgacAGAATTTAATCCACAACAGAAGGGAGTGAATGAGGGCAGAACAAATAGCACTTCCTTAATATGTAAACTTTAAAGTCTAAAGTGAATGATTTTTCTAAAGTATCTTGTCAGATATTCCCAGGAATTGACATATAAAAAATGTCAGCAGTTACAATAAATTTAAGAGatgtagaggaagagagagttaaGGAGGCGAAAGGACAGCATTACATCCAAAAGTGTAATCTTTTCTGATGGAAATTTCCCACTCCAACTATTTTATTGAGCAAAGGATTTGCTCTTTTAGGTGCTGCTGTAAGTTTTGAGGCTTACATTTGTAAAGTCACAGAGGCAGCATTTGGTCAGAGAACAACTGTGTCACAGAAGACAAGTCCAAGTTATAGGCATCACGTGGGCTGGGCTTCTGACACACACCCAGATGGCACAACTCCTGCATCTAGAGTGAGCCCCCAGGTTTGGGACTCCCAGGGAAAATCTGTGCTGCTAAATGTTTAAGTCGACCAGAGAGCTACAAAGGGAGCTTCTTTGAAAGACTAGTTCAATTATTTATTAGCACTCTCAGAGTACAGTGTCAGGCAAGATagtatttgaaattaatataCTATTTGATTAGACTGATTGATTGTTTCTACAGCTGAAGATGTTAACATTCATTAGCCATACTAACCGGTCATTAGTACTTCCTTTATCGGCAagcaaagaataaacagaaattctaataaaaattcaTCACCGTGAATGTACTCCATACCTAAGTGAGTATGATGACTGCCAGTGTTCTAGATTAACTGCTCTAACATTGGCAGCAAGAAAGATTtctgttataaaatttaaaaatatcctttaattaatgtttactttgtaACTGGACTCTTTTAAACTTAAGTAGGCTAGACAGATAATCTCTTACATATCCAGTATAATAAAGTGCTAATGGGTATTTTACACTTAATGAGACTGTGTGGTATCCTTTAAGTACTAGTTTCAGGAAGGATTGAGGGCTTCTTAGGAAAGTTTTGTGAGTGGGCTGCTGGTGAAGCCTTTTCCCCACTACTGAGGAAAAAAGCATCATTGCTTGTTTTTCAACCATActgttaaaataattctgaattgtAATGCAAATATGCTGACCTATTATACTGTGTGACATCTCTCTCTACCTACCATATCATGAATCCCTTATGGTTTTTAGGACAAACTGAAAGGAATaatgagaaggagagaagaaggtggGCAAGAAGAACCCATTATGAATGGACTGAACCCACTCTAGAGCAATGCTACATGTATTCAGAATTATAGCTACCTTATATCAATGGCCTCCTCAAGCTCTTTGAAAGCATTAGCTTGTTAGTATTCAGAATCCTCTCAAAATATAGATAGTCCTAACCCCCCTTAACAAGTGATATAAAGGGATTGGTGCTCTGAAAggctaagaaacttgcccaaggccacgcaGCTGGTAGGCAGCAAAGTCAGCATTTCACCCATTCTGCATAGTTTCAGAGCCATGGTCATCTGCCTGACTACCCTGCATAAACATAAGCCAAGCTGAAAATTCTATTTGAGTTTCTGTGTATAGGTGAGCCTGTCAGGGCCTGCACACTCATATCACCTCTCTTGGCTCTAGCATGAATCCAGACAGCTGGGCAGCAAGTGAGGATGGTGAAGGATTTTGGACAGATCCAGGAACTCATTCAAACCACTGTGTCCCACTATGTGTCAAGCTCTACTTAAACCAAGTTAAAACCAGGAAGTCCAAGGAAAGATCAAGGATCTCAACTGTGCTGGCAGAGTGCAGCCCAAGAGAATCTGGGCTAAATCAAACTTGAGAGCCAGAAAAGTCTTCAGATAGTTGTTATTCTAGGGCTACAGGCGGGCCCTAGGGGCCTGTAATAAATAGGGGCAGGACTGACAATAGTGAGACAAGTTAACAAGATCAAAGTAGAATCTCTGTCATAGAAAGagactggggaagagagagactgagagaactGGGGCCCGAGACTCAGGGTCCAGAAAGATATAGGTGAGGAAACCAGTCAGGTGTTGCTTGTCTTGGGTCTATTTGGGAGCAGGGCCAAATTCTCAAGAGGCAGAAAGCCCTGAAAGGGAtggcagaagaaaggagagacaagGAAGGGTCTCTGACCATGAATCGTTCTACAGGTGGCCGTAAGTGTATCCCATTTCCCCAAAGCAAAGGCCGCTTCAAACGGAAAACCAAGAATTAGATGCATGAGGGGGTTTGCCATTTGTAGGTGTAGATACTATTCCACTGTGGACTGCCAAATGAAGAGCATCAGAGTGAATGTGCCTTAAAGATGTCGTAGGCTGTCCTCAATTTACCTGAAAGTTTTATCTTCTCCCAATCCTAGGTTAAGAATGTAGAAGAATCAATAGGAAATGGTTAATTCCAAAACTTACAACTGGACTGTAATAATCTTACACTTTAATCAATGTGATTGCCTTCAGTGACAAATTGCTATTGGTAGAAAAACCTATTTCAATAATTTTGGATGTTATTCCAGAGAAGAATAGAGCTGATAATTATGTTCTCTTTCAAATCCATGCTTGGGGAAAATTTCTTTCCTGATTCTTCCAAGAGATTTTGAATGGATAAAGTGTTCATACATGTGTTccctaattcttctttttttccccctttctcctacACAGGAGACTTTGAATGTGATTGATCCTGGCTTGATGGACCTAAATGGGACAAGTGAGGATGCCCTGGAATGGGATGAAACTGACATAAGTAACAAGTTAATTAGTTTGAATGAAGAGTCAAATGACCTTGATCAAGAACCCCAATCTCTCATGCCTTCCTTAAAGCTTGAAGAGATAGGTGGTGAGGACCCTGGTTATGAAGAAGAGGCAGGTGACCATGGGGGGTCTCAGTATGCCTCAAGTGTCACTGTCCCCTCTAGTCCACACATTTACCAAGTGTACAGCCTTCACAATGTTGAACTCTATGAAGACAGCAACATGCCGTTCTTGAAAAACAACCCGAAGTTCACCAGCATGACACAGCCTAGTGTTTTAACTAAGAGTCTCAGTAAAGACTCTTCATTTTCATCTACCAAGTCTTTGCCAGACCTTCTAGGAGGTTCCAGTTTGGTGAAGCCCTGCCCGTGCCATGGAGGAGACATGAGCCAGAATTCAGGCAGTGAGAGTGGAATCGTCAGCGAGGGAGACACTGAAACCACTACCAACTCTGAAATGTGCTTGCTCAATATGGTGGATGGGTCCCCAAGTAACCCTGAAACTGAACATCTGGACCCACAAATGGGAGATGCAGTTAACGTgttaaagcaaaaatttaaagatgaggaGGAACGTATTAAGCTTCCAGATAGCTCTCAGCCATCCATTTCACCAGTGGGTTGTGTAAATGGAAAAGTTGGAGATTTAAACAGTGTTACCAAATATACCCCTGATTGTTTGGGAGAAGAATTACAAGGAAAACATGATGTGTTTACATTTTATGATTACTCGTACCTCCAAGGCTCAAAACTCAAATTGCCAATGATAATGAAACAGTCACAAAGTGAAAAAGCACATGTGGAGGATCCCCTGCTtcgtggtttttattttgataaaaaatcCTGCAAATCTAAACATCAGGCTACAGAGTTACAACCAGATGCACCTCCCCATGAAAAGATTTTGGCAAGTACATCCCATGAAATGGATCGAAACTCATCTAAAAGTGGCGATGTGCAGAAGACATTCACTGGCATGCAGAATGCCAGACAGCTCTCCCTTTTATCACATAGTTCATCTATTGAGTCTCTTTCTCCAGGGGGTGATTTATTTGGATTGGGCATCCTTAAAAATGGCAGTGACAGCCTCCAGCGAAGCACTTCTTTAGAAAGTTGGTTGACATCCTATAAAAGCAATGAGGATCTTTTTAGCTGTCACAGCTCTGGGGACATAAGTGTGagcagtggctcagttggtgaactGAGTAAAAGGACATTAGATCTCCTGAATCGTTTAGAGAATATCCAGAGCCCTTCAGAGCAAAAGATAAAGCGAAGTGTTTCTGATATCACTCTCCAAAGTAGttcccaaaagatgccctttaCTGGCCAGCTATCATTGGACATAGCATCCTCTATCAATGAAGACTCGCCAGCATCTCTTACAGAACTTAGCAGCAGTGATGAGCTCTCTCTTTGCTCAGAGGATATTGTATTACACAAGAACAAGGTCCCGGAATCAAATGCATCATTCAGGAAGCGCCTGACTCGTTCCGTGGCTGATGAAAGCGACGTCAATGTCAGCATGATCGTTAATGTCTCTTGCACCTCTGCTTGCACTGATGATGAAGATGACAGTGACCTCCTTTCCAGCTCTACCCTCACCTTGACAGAAGAAGAGCTATGCATCAAAGATGAAGATGATGATTCCAGTATTGCAACAGATGATGAAATTTATGAAGAATGCAACTTGATGTCAGGGCTGGACTATATAAAGAATGAACTACAGACCTGGATTAGACCAAAGATTTCCTtgacaaaagataaaagaaggtGTAATATCGGTGATGAAATAAAGGGCAGTAAGGATGTAAGTAGTAGTGAGATGACCAATCCGTCTGATACCCTGAACATTGAGGCTCTACTAAACAGCTCCATAAaatgtctctctgaaaataatggaaatggtAAGAATTTATCCAACACCCATGAGATAGGGACAAAgggtgaaaataagaaaaatgttttcaaagttaatAAAGATCCATATGTGGCTGACATGGAAAATGGCAATATTGAAGGCACTccagaaaggcagaaagacaAACAGAATGGGATTTCAAAGGAATCAGATAATCTTGGTTCAACTGGGAAAAAGAATTCAGACAGTGAGCATTGTAAGTGTAAAGTATTTATGGATAGCTCAGATGATTCAAATATTGCTGGAAAAGAATCTGTTCCCCAAACCGTTAGACATCGTCCAAAGAAATGTCAAAACCACCACCATGTTGAAAACCCAACTACTGCTTCTATTCCCACTGAGAAGTCTTGCCCAGAACTGCCCTCAGAAACCAGCATTATCAATAGACAGGATTCTGAGGTACTGAAACCTTCACCTAATGATGTACCAAATATGGCTGGAAAATCTGCTCCCTGCTGCCTAGCActtgaacaaaatgaaacagaggagAATGTTTCTGTCAGCGACAACATTTCCTGTTGTGACTGTGAGCCAGATGTTTTCCATCAAAAAGATGCTGAAGATTGCTCAGTACATGACTTTGTTAAGGAAATCATTGACATGGCTTCAACGGCCCTAAAAAGTAAATCTCAACCTGAAAATGAGGCAGCTGCTCCTACCTCATTAACTCAAATCAAGGAGAAGGTGTTAGAACATTCTCACCGGCCCATCCAGCTGAGAAAAGGGGACTTTTACTCCTATTTATCTCTCTCATCTCATGACAGTGATTGTGGGGAGGTCACCAATTACGTAGAGGAGAAGAGCAACACTCCATTGCCGCTGGACATTAGCGATTCTGGCTTAGAAGACAAGGAGGACACGGAATGCTTCTTTGAGGCCTGTGTTGAAGATGACCCAGATGGAGTTGAGCCCTGTCTCCCCAATGCTCCTCCAAATGAACCTGTTTCCGTTGAAGCTGCCTTGCCACAACAAGCAGCATCTGGCTCTTCTAAGTTCAATGATATTTCTCTCGTGGCCGATGAGGAAGACATGGTGGCTCTTTCAGGTTCTCCCCATCAGAAAGAATCTGATGTTGGAAAGGAAGGGGGTGGTTTACCCCGAGCTACTGTCCATGGGAAAAGCTCAGAGTTAACTACTTCAAGGCTGGGCAGTGAAAAGGAAAGTTTGGAAAACACAGGTGAATCTGGAATGCCAGGAGAACATAATGCTGCTTCAGCCAAATCTAGAGTTCCAGGGCTCTCCTCAAAGGCAAAGCAGCCAAAAGACAAGGCTGCATTGCATCCCAACCCCAAAACTTTAACCTGTGAAGAAAACCTTCTAAATCTTCATGaagaacaacataaaaatatgcatagGTAGAATGCAACCCTCTCCACGCATGAAAATCATCTCATTGAAAGGTATGTATAGTcctcattttaatatatatttttaatatagtttaatgTACATATTTAGTGTATGAGTCAACAATGCCATGAtaggagagaggagaacagacTAGTCAAAATGACTGGTCATGCAGATACTGATCTGAATAAGACATTTAGGTGGAAGGCATATTCCCAGCAATGCAAGTAACTGTGaagcaaaagggagagaaacagtcACAATTGACATTTTTAGTGACATTATCTTTATGACATCATTCTGGCAAGAAGAATACAAAATTTGAGGAAGTAGCCAGATAATTTAGGACCTTCcatggagggaggaaaaaaggttCTCCCAATTACAATTATAGCCTCTGATCAAAATGCATGCACAGTGACAATGCTTCCCACTTCAGTTTCCTGCACGCAGAGATGCCCACACCCTTCAGTGCCTGGAAATGAACAATGATTAGGTTAAAGGCTGCATCTCCTGATCTGGGCCTTCCTTTTATGCTTCTGTCTAATGTAACTATCATCACATTTGCTTCCCCAGTGGAAGGCTGTGCTGTCACAGCTCCTGATCATGGCCGAGTCTGAGGATTCAAATAGGAGGGGAAAGTTGATGTTAAAGAAGAAGCTTTTATTTATCCACACACAGACCGAGAACAGGCCCAGAAAGCAAATGCAGAGAGAATACATGACAAGTTAATGGCGTTttgataaaaacagaatttttgaaTTTTGCCTCAAGGTGACAGGCTGATTTCcatcaaaatttttaagaaagtcatTCCACTCTTCGTATTTAATAAGACAGCTATTGATTGATTATTCTGAGATGATGATATAGCTCTGAAAGTGACACAAAAATTCTGTTATTTTCCATCTCTAAACCCCAGTGATGAATATACTTTCTCAATCAagtctaaagaagaaaatttgagcTTTTGAATGTTGAGAGTTGTATTTCACCAAAGTATGAGGTGCCGAATGGTGTCTCCAGCCCCCACTCCAAGAAGCTTAATGCTGTAACCTAAACTCGTGCTATAGGAAATGAATTACAGAAGCAATCTACCCTAATTTGTTAACTTATTCAAATAACAGTTATTATACTTAACTATGCTAAAGATTATCTTTTTTGTGgcagattgtttattttttgatgagcCTAATTACTGATTTTCTAAaagtaatttacatttattacaaatacatcttttaaaatgtgacagATAAATGTTGTTCCCATAATGTATTATGAAAAAAGTtactatttaaaaacacattatttaatttgaaagatgaatggcaaacatcattatttttttttcctgcaacaCCTGTGCCCTAAGCTCATTAAAATGTGTGATTCCATGTAGAGCTGCtagaaatggggaggggggaatctATACCATATATATACCCTAAAAATAAACTCAGTATGCAAAACTGAAGGAAGACATCCTACTTACTCATGTAGCTCAACTAATTTTCTGTGTTTCAGACTCAATTTACAATTGGCTGCAAGTGGGAacaaaagcaggagagagagaaatgtattttctgtgaAACATGTCCACCCTATAATCACATCCTCCATCAGTATGCAGTAAAACTGACCATTAAGGGAGAGTAACTGCAATTCCATAAGCTGCTTCTAAACAAGTTCTATTAGTACCGATTGTACTGCTGGCTCTGCCAACTTCGGCAGAGGCTGGCGGAGCCTGGCTGATTTCTGCCTTCTGAAAGGGGATAAAAGGCTTGAAAGTAACACCACTCTGAGCATATCATGTGACCATGACTCTCAAGTCACCAGTCATGCTGAGATCCGGAGCTCCAGAAGCTCTGGCACTGGAGAAGTCTCCGGGTCACACTCTTCCCTTTTAGGCACTCTGGGAATTTCTTCTGTCCCTTACATAGATAGAGAATTGACATGTAAATGACAAGCAGCTCCACCTTTAGACCCGGGGAAGTGAAAGTGCTGTTGGATCTGTGCATCCCTCACCTTTTACCGACACCACAGTGTAAACCTATCAGCTAGCCCGCCTGCCAGCCAGCAATATTTTCTTGagcacccccctgccccgcccccgagATGTGGTTCCTGGCCCTATCTCAGGCAATGGGGAAGCAGCCAGATTTTACTTCTGCAGAACTCACATCGCCCCCAAGTGACTTATTATCACCCGAGGGCCATTTAAATAGCCATGTTTACTGCCCTATTCATTTTTCTCAGTATCATGCAGACAAAATACCCAAATGCCCAGATTTTTCACCAGTCATTAGCCTTGGGTACCTGGGTacaaacatttacattttgttaaaatactACTAACCAGGATGAGTTATTTAATCTCAAAACATTGACATGCCCTTGGTGTTATCAGAATACATAGTAAAATTATTTGGTAAATATGAGACTTCATGTCTCTAAAAGCTTAACTGTTCTCATTGTTCTTCCTACAAGGTTCAAGGGAGCAAAAAGTGGTCTACTTTTTAAAGTCACTTCAAAACCATCAGTCAGGGTGCTCTATCAGGGTAATAAAATACACCATATTCAATTTGCTgggctattgtttttttttttttaagaaataagttcTCAGGTGATGAAATTATGATGTCATCTGGAGGAACTTCAACTTAGAATAGCAGATACAGTCTGCACtggtaacaaatatttttttcaaaaatttttgagAAGGTTTTTCAATTACTGCTCTAATTAAAAACCCACTGAAACCGTTGGAATTTTAAACATGATCTAACACAGGATGCATTTCCTCTGATTTCTAGGCACACTGCTGTGCTTTTCactattttcatttatgtgtCATGTTTCTACAAAAATAGAGAGGTCAGTTCTAGCAAATCACATCAAAGGAAAGGTAACTGGGTAGATCCAGATATTTCTGCCTAATTTGGAGGAAGCACATAATGTATGTCTAGAGTGCCTCCTAGGACCTGCCTAAGAGATGTACTTTGCACTAATCTTTCTGCTGTATTCTGACAGTTATTTCTTCATAATCCTCATCATAAGCCTCTGATCTTTGGTGAATGATTTAACCGTAAACTTCAGGCTGGATAAATCCTGTGGTATAAAAATTTAACTCATCACATGCAGCCAAtgtgtcctttctttttcccttttggtttactctgtttttcagttttgtttgtgtgtttgtgtgtgtatatgtgtatgtgttggaGGGGTTGTGTTTCCTTAGGACTCATATATTTCCTTCAGATCTTTTTAGCGCCATTGCTTTTCCTATCTTATTGGTCTGCAAATTTGATTGTTGGTAGTTCAAAGATTTTAGATTTTCAGCAATCACTTATAATTACGCATGCTTGAGCATACACATACCTAGTAAAATTGCTGCTACTCAGTTTTTACAAACTGAGAAAACTTGAACACCACACATTCCTCACATATACAACATAAGTTCTTATTCTGTTAGTTTGATTGACACTAAGTATTTAATATGATCTGAAGCTGGCCAAGCAGGTTTAAGAAACTACTCTTGGTGATAGTTTATTAGTTTTTCACTAAAGAATACAAGTATAATCTTATCAAAGTTACCTTCAAAATCACTTTAATAAATCAAGGTTCTGGTGgatatgaaatgttttttaattattcagcACTTCTGGGGgcgctagggtggctcagtcggttaagcatccaacttcagctcaggtcatgatctcacagttcgtgggtttgagccctgcatcaggctctgtgctgacagctgagagcctggagcctgcttcgaattctgtgtctccctctgtctctgtccttcccctgctcatggtctgtctctgactgaaaaataaattaaaaaaaaatttttttaaatataaaatttaaaaattaaaaaaaattatccagccCTTCTGAGTAACTAGCCCTACCATGCTAAATAATGAAGATTTTATTTGGCATCACCTATCACacacgagcacacacacacacacacacaccccagatcTGTGTTTCAATCAATTTTGCCTGTCCCTCTCCAAGTGAGCCAAGTTGAAAGAATTGATTATCCATAGAGAATTTAAATACCAGCATTTGGTAAGGCCAGCTTTGCCTCACCTAAGGAGTCCTTACTCAATGTCCAGATTTCCAATGAGTCATGTCCTCAGCATGTGAACAATGCACCATGATATTTCTTGAGTTATTGAAGCATTTTACTGTACCAAATTTTGTCCCATCTGTTCCTGTCTATCTATCTCTCCACGTTCTTGAGAACCTGCCTTTTCTCCCCAGCTTCCTGTGGCTTCAGCCCAAACCTAATTTGCTAGTTTTTCTGGCTTTTAAACGGGTTACAAGattatacagagagagaaagatggagaatgaTAATATTTAGTTCTAGAAAGATAGTAAAGCAAACTGACATCAGACATCAGAACTCCTTTTAaacccagacaagcaaaagcctGCTTTGTTTGAGAGCTGGTCAGCAGACTTAAAGAAACTAAATCTTGTATTGCCTGTACCTGGAATTCAGTTGTTCCTCACATCCGACTTGTTGCTTTCAGCCAATTAGAAATAGGCAGAACTGACTGAGTTTGGAACGAATTTGTATCTGAGCTATCAAGATGTACAGATATAATTGAGTCATTCTTATTTGCACAGTGCATCTGTACCTTAAATGAAATGCATTCGTATTTGACCTAGAAGCCCAAGTTATCTGCTTTTACAGACAAGGGGCTGAAACATTTGGGAGTATAACGATGCTATGAATACTCTACCACTATGTAATAGCCGAATTGTTCAGTTTTGCTGTCACACATACAGTCGCTGAAGTAAAGGTTAAACCACCTGAGGGCCCAGGTTCCCAGTCGGTGAATCACTGTTGATATTTTGCTGCCTCACTTGGCACCAGCAGCCTCACATTTTCATAGTGATTTGAAGCTATCTTGAGTGTTTGAAACCAAGTTCACAAGCAGAGGAGCAGATTATATCCAGGGAAAAGGTCAAACTTGatgacttttcttgttttattcaaaaccatgtcactttaaaaaaaatcaatgtgttttTCAGTGGATTCTGAAACACTGTTGTCAGTAATACGAATCTTGGGCTATTAAAATTACTATGTTTTATGTATCTTCTTATTTCAGAATATCAGCAGGTAGTTCCAAAATGGCAGCATTCCTCAAAGGGCTGGTTTTGCAAATGAAACAGACACTTCTGATACCTTTTCTTGtcactttcttgtttcttgtagATAAGCCTGGCTGTAACTCGGGGGTGGCCTCGTAGTCCCACCCTGGGCTGGTCTGTGGTTCCATCACGTCACTGCCATT comes from Panthera tigris isolate Pti1 chromosome B3, P.tigris_Pti1_mat1.1, whole genome shotgun sequence and encodes:
- the AKAP6 gene encoding A-kinase anchor protein 6 isoform X4, producing MRGVMRLPDQDICEDISDHVEQIHALLETEFSLKLLSYSVNVIVDIHAVQLLWHQLRVSVLVLRERILQGLQDANGNYTRQTDILQAFSEETNEGRLDSLTEVDDSGQLTIKCSQNYLSLDCGITAFELSDYSPSEDLLGGLGDMTSSQVKTKPFDSWSYSEMEKEFPELIRSVGLLTVATDPVPPNCREAVREERSQVSLSADDRGGCEKNSASTVEEPPGLMPGTSSSGEALTSAEQPPSEAVKQESSSSSQLGAKNQQPLPCENATPKRSIRDCFNYNEDSPTQPTLPKRGLFLKEETFKNNLKGTVTKKQMADLKPELSRSTPSLVEAPDRSKLCLVLQSSYPNSPSAASQSYECLHKVADGNLENTVKSHIKEISSSLGRLSDCHKEKPRLKKPHKAPAEVPLCRTPKRGAGSGKQAENMRSSVVSNGIPSGTSNATERPETDSVSTSSLEPCNQRSWDAKLPVRSETSSSPPLTQSSESSAGSDSILSPVPLLSKHKSKKSYSSSPSHVTRNGQVVEAWYGSDEYLALPSHLKQTEVLALKLENLTKLLPQKPRGETIQNIDDWELSEMNSDSEIYPTYHVKKKHTRLGRVSPSSSSDIASSLGESMESGPLSDILSDEELCMPLSGMKKYIDEKSERASSSEKNESHSATKSALIQKLMQDIQHQDNYEAIWEKIEGFVNKLDEFIQWLNEAMETTENWTPPKAETDGLKLYLETHLSFKLNVDSHCALKEAVEEEGHQLLELIASHKAEGLKDMLRMIASQWKELQKQIKRQHSWILRALDTIKAEILATDVSVEDEEGTGSPKAEVQLCYLEAQRDAVEQMSLKLYSEQYTSSSKRKEEFADMSKVHSVGGNGLLDFDSEYQELWDWLIDMESLVMDSHDLMMSEEQQRHLYKRYSVEMSIRDLKKTELLSKVEALKKGGVLLPNDLLEKVDSINEKWELLGKTLGQKIQDTMAGHSGSGPRDLLSPESGSLVRQLEVRIKELKGWLRDTELFIFNSCLRQEKEGTMNAEKQLQYFKSLCGEIKQRRRGVASILRLCQHLLDDRDTCNLNADHQPMQLIIVNLERRWEAIVMQAVQWQTRLQKKMGKESETLNVIDPGLMDLNGTSEDALEWDETDISNKLISLNEESNDLDQEPQSLMPSLKLEEIGGEDPGYEEEAGDHGGSQYASSVTVPSSPHIYQVYSLHNVELYEDSNMPFLKNNPKFTSMTQPSVLTKSLSKDSSFSSTKSLPDLLGGSSLVKPCPCHGGDMSQNSGSESGIVSEGDTETTTNSEMCLLNMVDGSPSNPETEHLDPQMGDAVNVLKQKFKDEEERIKLPDSSQPSISPVGCVNGKVGDLNSVTKYTPDCLGEELQGKHDVFTFYDYSYLQGSKLKLPMIMKQSQSEKAHVEDPLLRGFYFDKKSCKSKHQATELQPDAPPHEKILASTSHEMDRNSSKSGDVQKTFTGMQNARQLSLLSHSSSIESLSPGGDLFGLGILKNGSDSLQRSTSLESWLTSYKSNEDLFSCHSSGDISVSSGSVGELSKRTLDLLNRLENIQSPSEQKIKRSVSDITLQSSSQKMPFTGQLSLDIASSINEDSPASLTELSSSDELSLCSEDIVLHKNKVPESNASFRKRLTRSVADESDVNVSMIVNVSCTSACTDDEDDSDLLSSSTLTLTEEELCIKDEDDDSSIATDDEIYEECNLMSGLDYIKNELQTWIRPKISLTKDKRRCNIGDEIKGSKDVSSSEMTNPSDTLNIEALLNSSIKCLSENNGNGKNLSNTHEIGTKGENKKNVFKVNKDPYVADMENGNIEGTPERQKDKQNGISKESDNLGSTGKKNSDSEHCKCKVFMDSSDDSNIAGKESVPQTVRHRPKKCQNHHHVENPTTASIPTEKSCPELPSETSIINRQDSEVLKPSPNDVPNMAGKSAPCCLALEQNETEENVSVSDNISCCDCEPDVFHQKDAEDCSVHDFVKEIIDMASTALKSKSQPENEAAAPTSLTQIKEKVLEHSHRPIQLRKGDFYSYLSLSSHDSDCGEVTNYVEEKSNTPLPLDISDSGLEDKEDTECFFEACVEDDPDGVEPCLPNAPPNEPVSVEAALPQQAASGSSKFNDISLVADEEDMVALSGSPHQKESDVGKEGGGLPRATVHGKSSELTTSRLGSEKESLENTGESGMPGEHNAASAKSRVPGLSSKAKQPKDKAALHPNPKTLTCEENLLNLHEEQHKNMHR